A genomic stretch from Festucalex cinctus isolate MCC-2025b chromosome 13, RoL_Fcin_1.0, whole genome shotgun sequence includes:
- the npat gene encoding protein NPAT gives MLLPSDVARLVLGYLQEEGLSATSHAFIHESPNLKEYAEHTMGDGSLPACVFSVFGKGLITILNEYMAAKTKETSHEVPAMMTSLWKKLDFTVKQIKSLQNSPGFSASQRVRTRVGMANLARQQVLTVTSASSLVCSSETSIISSPALSSQSVLSPSTSVSYSSPQIRAPAANAAPQQFHDISRTLSVQRDSPIQILVSEQRPNPGPMSPGRRKWDTPRKRSGALGGPSGPGKSSTPASNVTAEPQPEEVVDENFPQLVIQSARDKILGDRSLQEKLAENINKILANEPTPQTLKAPSSSVEDDQSIDEILGLQGEIHMSEDAIHDILAQTESDPAFQALFDLFDYHKTRTDGEAGNVDMGNTTGESDNAGPPQSTVEQLQSNNPGTTLQETSDLTAAMAKNKATHERKTRKSNSLLKKTVLTSSSRSSRLENTTAKLLVIEEPPVENSKEKASLFKNSVDASPMDIDNTVDTSAILESTPTLRELECVTKDNLTTTMSLIDSAAVLLSRATAPPEPVINVDNSRESKQEQGSLVQSAASLLSSQSDKPVFVSPAKVTLGGNPSLTSVAISSGTIEPQMNHSITPQTSPCSFSSAGATVANTIAVNAVTACSPVTSSVSTPHTDLLNSSTFPSATSPISGMLGAAQSSLATSNNNTPTKDVTDSNNVVSLKIIISDNPDEDSSSDRALNQAISSISAEKLPTIYLSSPVKSPREPGTPRGTNFDETALAVHGLQSSETLANNSPCRAAALVPFHQLTTQAQLANSPSRAGALLPFHQLTSTTQTRLANSQSRAGALVPFHQLTSTTQTQLTKSSSKAGALVPFHQTTATTQTQQANLPSRAGELVPSHPLPRTTQTQQSYIIQLPLDTANTSLQGANTSYFLMTEPLTADTSGRQVQVPAGSSAGPLLAQNSHYSVSTATSAQSLVPGSPLILPSPVKPMVLPVSVLGQNAPGNIHMVANQLVGIPNPVPMQQTVTLDPKLSVVAAEQSTGGIMHNEVTQNLQNAMQQHEPKDSSSSHKRILCFESSTHIQTPTTKPAMATSSTVNTSTSQYVAQTKKGRSQTARCTRPAILRGNKQKRRIETCPADPNAGGNLVTSISPHQQQNHVKKNSAKQDANIINEKSQIVSENRIAVTQPKSVKSSEPGTKLKSTTGKRSHIAEAGCDGAKPKDSGSAESSSLPDSALKSVSSKDKVERVSKEPAEEQAEKITHTQDKPNVMADKENKVIGCSQEQQQSSHMPFSSAPADSAAPAVTHTSSSKSKVASKTSSLAVHVAEMLQNIQGLNSPPRPGKRLPVGLNSPDPTGPRTPGTAGNQKESMNSPRTPLQQKKGKDAEGTPKNLLPRNTPDVPTCSPASEAGSENSISMAAHTLMILSRAAIARTGTPLKDSLHQEADEKSPTSLKTSKKRKQPPTTASPPAKKSSKDSSPKKKKRKKKTLINCFPHDLDVDKFLSSLHYDE, from the exons ATGTTGCTGCCATCCGACGTGGCTCGTCTTGTTCTGG GCTATCTTCAGGAAGAAGGTCTGTCCGCTACAAGCCACGCATTCATCCACGAGAGCCCAAACCTGAAAGAATATGCAGAACACACCATGGGAGATGGATCTCTCCCTGCCTGTGTGTTT TCTGTCTTTGGAAAGGGATTAATAACGATTTTAAATGAGTATATGGCTGCCAAAACAAAAG AGACTTCTCATGAAGTGCCTGCTATGATGACATCTTTGTGGAAAAAGCTGGATTTTACAGTCAAACAAATCAA GTCATTACAGAATTCTCCAGGTTTCTCAGCAAGTCAGAGAG TACGTACGCGTGTTGGAATGGCAAACTTAGCAAGACAACAAGTTTTGACTGTGACTTCAGCAAGCAGTCTGGTATGTTCCTCGGAAACATCCATAATCAGCAGCCCAGCACTCAGCTCACAGAGTGTGCTCAGCCCCTCCACCTCTGTGAGCTACAGTTCTCCACAAATCAGAGCCCCTGCGGCCAATGCAGCACCTCAGCAGTTCCATGATATCAGCCGAACACTTAGTGTACAGA GAGATTCCCCTATACAGATATTAGTTTCAGAACAGCGACCAAATCCAGGGCCAATGTCCCCAGGTCGACGGAAATG GGACACTCCTAGGAAAAGGAGTGGTGCTCTGGGAGGTCCCAGTGGTCCTGGCAAGTCCAGCACACCTGCCAGTAATGTCACTGCTGAACCACAACCTGAGGAAGTAGTTGATGAGAACTTTCCT CAATTAGTGATACAAAGTGCTCGTGACAAGATTTTGGGTGACAGATCATTACAGGAAAAACTTGCTGAAAACATCAACAAAATTCTCGCAAA TGAGCCAACTCCCCAAACACTGAAGGCTCCATCGAGTTCAGTAGAAGACGACCAGTCAATTGATGAGATTCTTGGATTGCAG GGAGAAATACATATGAGTGAAGATGCAATCCATGACATTTTGGCGCAAACGGAATCTGACCCCGCCTTTCAAGCCCTGTTTGACCTCTTTGACTATC ATAAAACCAGAACTGATGGAGAAGCAGGAAATGTGGATATGGGCAATACGACAGGGGAGAGTGATAATGCCGGCCCACCACAGTCTACAGTCGAGCAGCTTCAGAGTAACAATCCAG GCACCACCCTGCAAGAGACATCAGATTTAACAGCAGCAATGgcgaaaaacaaagctacacaTGAACGCAAGACCAGAAAATCAAACTCTCTGTTAAAGAAGACTGTACTCACATCAAGCAGCAGGTCCTCACGGTTAGAAAACACCACTGCCAAACTGCTAGTTATTGAGGAGCCTCCTGttgaaaacagcaaagaaaaaGCCTCGCTCTTCAAAAATAGTGTTGATGCATCACCAATGGATATTGACAACACAGTGGATACTTCAGCTATTTTGGAGAGTACACCCACTCTCAGGGAACTGGAGTGTGTCACGAAGGACAACTTAACCACCACAATGTCCCTCATTGACTCAGCTGCCGTCCTTTTATCGAGAGCCACTGCTCCACCAGAACCAGTCATTAATGTGGACAATTCAAGGgaaagtaaacaagaacaaggcTCTCTAGTTCAATCTGCTGCATCTTTGTTATCTTCGCAGAGTGATAAGCCTGTATTTGTGTCCCCTGCAAAAGTTACGTTGGGTGGGAACCCCTCACTTACTTCAGTTGCGATCAGTAGTGGAACAATTGAGCCTCAGATGAATCACTCAATAACGCCTCAGACTTCCCCTTGCTCATTTTCTTCTGCAGGTGCCACTGTTGCAAACACCATTGCAGTAAATGCAGTAACAGCTTGTTCCCCTGTGACTTCCTCTGTCAGCACACCTCATACAGATCTACTTAACTCATCCACATTTCCTTCAGCCACGTCCCCCATCTCTGGAATGCTAGGCGCTGCGCAATCTAGTTTGGCGACAAGCAATAACAACACCCCAACTAAAGATGTGACTGATTCCAATAATGTCGTTTCTCTGAAGATCATCATCAGCGATAACCCCGATGAGGATTCCTCAAGTGACAGAGCTTTGAATCAGGCCATTTCCAGTATTTCAGCAGAAAAGCTACCCACAATCTACCTTTCCTCCCCTGTCAAGAGCCCGAGAGAACCTGGCACACCAAGGGGCACTAATTTTGATGAAACAGCACTGGCAGTTCATGGCTTACAAAGCTCAGAGACACTAGCTAATAATTCACCTTGTAGGGCTGCGGCACTAGTTCCGTTTCATCAGTTAACAACACAAGCACAGCTAGCTAATTCGCCTAGCAGAGCTGGCGCACTCCTTCCATTTCATCAGTTAACATCCACAACACAAACACGGCTAGCTAATTCGCAGAGTAGAGCTGGAGCACTTGTCCCATTTCATCAGTTAACATCAACGACACAAACACAGCTAACTAAATCTTCTAGCAAAGCTGGAGCACTCGTCCCATTTCATcagacaacagcaacaacacaaacacagcaaGCTAATTTGCCGAGTAGAGCTGGAGAACTAGTTCCATCTCATCCGTTACCAAGGACGACGCAAACACAGCAAAGCTATATTATTCAACTACCCTTAGACACTGCTAACACTTCGCTCCAAGGAGCAAATACCAGCTATTTTCTCATGACGGAACCCCTGACAGCGGATACGTCAGGCAGACAGGTGCAAGTGCCTGCAGGTTCCTCAGCAGGACCACTTTTGGCCCAAAACAGccattatagtgtttcaacaGCAACTTCTGCGCAGAGCCTTGTCCCTG GATCACCACTCATTTTACCATCACCTGTTAAACCCATGGTGCTTCCGGTGTCTGTGTTGGGACAGAATGCTCCTGGAAATATCCACATGGTGGCTAATCAG CTTGTTGGGATACCAAATCCAGTGCCAATGCAGCAGACTGTAACTTTGGATCCCAAACTTTCAGTGGTTGCTGCCGAACAGTCCACTGGTG GAATTATGCACAATGAGGTGACTCAGAACCTGCAGAATGCAATGCAGCAGCATGAGCCAAAGGATTCAAGTTCAAGCCATAAAAGAATTTTATGTTTTGAGTCATCTACCCATATTCAGACACCAACCACCAAACCAGCAATGGCCACATCTTCAACTGTGAATACATCAACTTCACAGTATGTTGCACAGACTAAGAAAGGTCGTTCACAAACTGCCCGCTGCACAAGGCCTGCAATCCTAAGAGGAAATAAGCAGAAACGGAGGATCGAGACATGCCCAGCAGATCCCAATGCTGGTGGGAATTTAGTTACGTCTATTTCTCCTCATCAGCAACAAAATCATGTAAAAAAGAACTCTGCCAAACAAGATGCTAACATCATCAATGAAAAATCTCAAATTGTAAGTGAGAACAGGATTGCTGTGACTCAGCCTAAGTCTGTAAAAAGCTCAGAACCAGGAACTAAATTAAAATCTACAACGGGGAAACGCAGTCACATTGCAGAGGCGGGTTGTGATGGTGCTAAACCGAAGGACTCTGGTAGCGCCGAGTCATCGTCGTTACCCGATTCTGCGCTAAAATCAGTGAGCAGTAAAGACAAAGTCGAGCGTGTCAGCAAAGAGCCTGCAGAAGAACAGGCAGAGAAGATCACGCATACTCAGGACAAACCAAATGTAATGGCTGATAAAGAAAACAAAGTGATTGGTTGCTCACAAGAGCAGCAGCAATCTTCTCACATGCCTTTCTCCTCAGCACCGGCAGACTCAGCCGCTCCAGCGGTCACACATACATCAAGCTCCAAATCCAAAGTTGCCTCAAAGACCAGCTCTTTGGCCGTACACGTAGCTGAGATGCTGCAAAACATTCAGGGACTCAACTCTCCTCCCAGACCTGGTAAGAGATTACCAGTAGGACTCAACAGTCCAGACCCGACTGGTCCTCGAACCCCAGGTACTGCTGGTAACCAGAAAGAGTCTATGAATAGTCCAAGGACTCCTCTTCAACAGAAGAAGGGTAAAGATGCAGAGGGAACACCTAAGAATCTTCTTCCCCGTAACACCCCAGACGTCCCCACCTGCAGCCCCGCCAGTGAGGCTGGCAGCGAAAACAGCATCAGTATGGCCGCTCACACGCTAATGATCCTGTCGCGTGCCGCCATCGCCAGGACCGGCACTCCACTCAAGGACAGTTTACACCAGGAAGCGGATGAAAAGTCTCCCACAAGCTTGAAGACTTCAAAGAAACGTAAGCAGCCCCCAACGACTGCCAGCCCCCCTGCTAAGAAGTCTTCAAAAGATTCTtctcctaaaaagaaaaaacgg